Sequence from the Aerosakkonema funiforme FACHB-1375 genome:
TCCGTTACGAGAACTTCTGGAATCTCGATCTCCTCGCAGGCGGGGACGCATCAGATCTTCTTCATCGGGTACGAGTGCATCGAGTTCCGCATCCTGATAAACCCTGTAGTTACTGCTCACGGGGCGCTCTTTATCTACGATCGGTGTATTGCGCTTTGCTTGTTCTGTAGAAACTCCCCGCAGTTTAATATTTTCCAAAGCAAAAAATATGGTAGCTCCTGTCAGCAAAACCTGACCGAACTGCATGATTGGATCGAACCGCCATCCATAAATAAGCAAAATCCCGCCACACAGTAAAGACACTGCCGAAAAAAAGATGTCCGAGTCTCGCGATAACTCCGGTCGCCAAGTTCTCAGAGCATATAGGGCAGTTCCGGCAAGCGCCAGAACAATGCCCGACATACTCGCTAAGTTAAAATTTACGTTGATCATGGCCTCTTGCCTCAGTCAGTCCTATGCTAGCGAGTTTGTTGACATCCTCCCAACCCTACTTCCTTGAAGTCGGAGTCGTGTAGCCCCCAGACCCTTATTTAGATAGCGAGTTAAGATGCACAACTCCACTCTAGCTTGGCATGAT
This genomic interval carries:
- a CDS encoding Ycf66 family protein encodes the protein MINVNFNLASMSGIVLALAGTALYALRTWRPELSRDSDIFFSAVSLLCGGILLIYGWRFDPIMQFGQVLLTGATIFFALENIKLRGVSTEQAKRNTPIVDKERPVSSNYRVYQDAELDALVPDEEDLMRPRLRGDRDSRSSRNGGSYGTESRRRPSSRNSNSDKLTSTETRRKRRPRPEAPSSQLSDEWGDAGNNVEDVPPRGSTRSRSDERRRPETASSRDRRRSVEDSSYDRSTRNVEPTSDYVDYQPIDPNEDEEDNSNNFDK